From Mesorhizobium sp. Pch-S:
GATATTGACTACATCAATGCGCATGGCACTTCGACCATGGCCGACACGATCGAACTTGGTGCCGTCGAGCGTTTGATTGGAAACGCGGCTTCGAAGGTGTCGATGTCGTCTACCAAATCGTCGATCGGCCACCTGCTCGGGGCTGCCGGCGCCGCAGAAGCGATCTTTTCGATCCTTGCCATCCGCGACAACATCGCGCCGGCCACCATCAATCTGGATAATCCCGAGCGCGAGACCGCCATCGATCTCGTGCCGAACACGCCGCGCAAGCGGCAGATCGATGTTGCGCTGTCCAATTCCTTCGGCTTCGGCGGCACCAACGCATCGCTGGTCTTCCAGCGCTATAACGGCTGATTGACCGGCTTTCGCCGATCTACCGACAGCCTTGGGACGGACGTATCCGTCATTTTTGCCATATTCCCCGCTACTGTCGGGGGATTCGTCGATGGGACATACGGTAGGGCGCCATGAACACTGCTCCGACGAACAACGAGGATGTCAGCCAGGCCGCCGCGCAGACCACGCCGATCATCCCCAAGACTGCGAGTGAGGCGCTGCGTCCGGAAGCGGGCACGCCACCTCCCGCCAAGCGGTCGCGTGCATCGCGCAGCCAGATCATCGTCTTCATGAACTTCCTTGTCTCCTGCGTCATGCTGGCTGTGATTGCCGCCGGCGGCGCGGTTTATTTCGGCAGGCAGGAGTTCTTTGGCCAGGGACCGTCGGCCAATGGCGACACTTTCCTCGTCAAGCCGAACAGCGGTGTGCAGGACATTGCCGATCAGCTGGAGCGGCGGGGCCTGATCAGTGACGCGCGCATCTTCCGCCTGGGCGTGCGTGCCTATGGCAACGACCAGGCGCTCAAGGCTGGTGAGTACCAGATCAAGCCACGCGCCTCGATGCGCGAGATCATGGATCTTTTGAAGAGCGGCAAGTCGGTGATGTATTCGCTGACCATCCCGGAAGGACTGACGGTCCAGCAGGCGTTCCAGCGCGTCGCCGCTGAGGAGGCTCTGACCGGTGAGATGCCGGCCACTCTGCCTGCGGAAGGCAGCCTCGCCACCGACACGCTGCGGTTCACGCGCGGCGCCACCCGTCAGCAGATGGTGGACAAGCTGCTGGCCGATCAGAAGGAACTCGTCGAGGAAATCTGGAAACGTCGTTCGACCGATCTGCCTTTGGCCAATGTCGATGAATTCGTCACGCTTGCTTCCATCGTCGAGAAGGAAACCGGCCGCAGTGACGAGCGTTCCCGGGTGGCGGCCGTCTTCCTGAACCGTCTGGGCAAGGGCATGCGGCTGCAGTCCGATCCGACCATCATCTATGGTCTGTTCGGTGGCAAGGGCAAGCCTGGCGATCGGCCGATCTATCAGTCGGACATCGACAAGCAGACGCCTTACAACACCTATCAGATCAATGGTCTGCCGCCGACGCCGATCGCCAATCCAGGGCGTGCGTCGCTTGAAGCCGTGGCCAACCCGTCCAAGACGAAAGACCTGTACTTCGTTGCCGATGGCAATGGCGGGCATGTGTTTGCCGAAACTCTTGACGATCACAACGAGAACGTGGCGCGTTACCGCGCTTTGATGAAAAAGCAGGCGGAAGAAGCGGCTAAGGCCGGGACTGCCACGCCGCCGGCCAACAATGGTGACGCGACCGGGACAAACACGGTCCAATAAGAGCGCTTTTGGGGGCGCGGGGATATGAATCTGCAGAGCATGACCGGCTTCGCGCGGGCGGCCGCTGATTATCAGGGCACTGCCGTCGCGTGGGAGGTGAAGTCTGTCAACGGCAAGAGTGTCGAGGCGAGACTGCGGCTGCCGCCTGGCTATGACCGGCTTGAACAGATCGTTCGTCAGGCCGTGCAGAAGCGCTTTGCGCGCGGAAATTTCCAGGCGACGCTGACCGTGGGGCGGACGAGCAGTCAGACCGTTCAGCCGGTTGTCAATGAAGCCTTTCTGAAGGATATCGCAGGCCTCGCGAAACGGCTGCAGGAACAGTTTGGCGCAGCGCCAGCTAGCGCCGATGGACTGCTGGCCCTGCGTGGGGTGCTGGAAGTGCCCGAGACGATCGAGACCGAGGAGATGCGGGCGGCGTTTGACGCGGCGATCGGGCGGGTGCTCGAGGAGGCCATCGATGGCCTGGTCAAGGCGCGACAGAGTGAGGGGGAAGCCTTGCGCGCGCTGCTTTCCGGCCAACTCGATGCAATCGAAACGCTGACACTTCGTGCTGAAGCGGATCCATCGCGTCAACCGGCGGTGATCCGCGAGCGAATCGCCGAACAGGTCCGCCTGTTGATGGATACCGGTGCCGGGCTGGACGAAGCCAGGCTTCACATGGAGGCAGCTTTCCTTGCTACGAAAGCAGACATCCGCGAGGAGATCGACCGGCTGAAGACTCATGTGGCCTCGGGTAGGGCACTGCTTTCCGCTGGAGGGCCCATCGGCCGCAAGCTCGACTTTCTGGCGCAGGAATTCAATCGCGAATCGAATACTTTGTGTTCGAAGTCGAACGCAGCCGCAGTTACCGCGATAGGGTTGGAACTGAAGGCCGTCGTCGACCAATTTCGCGAACAGGTCCAGAATCTGGAGTAACAGATGGCCGTCAAGGACACCGGTTCCCGCATCCGCCGTCGGGGCCTGATGCTCGTTCTGTCGTCGCCCTCGGGTGCCGGCAAGTCGACGATTGCGCGAAATCTGATTGAGAGTGACCAAAGCTTCGAACTCTCGGTCTCGGTGACGACGCGCCCACGTCGCGGCAGCGAAATCGACGGCATTCACTACCATTTCAGGCCGCGTCGCGAGTTCGAGCTGCTGCGTGACAATGACGAACTGCTCGAATGGGCGGAAGTGCACGGGAACTTTTATGCAACCCCGCGCGAACCTGCCGAGCGCGCCATGGCCGAAGGGCGCGACATGCTCTTCGACATCGACTGGCAGGGAGCGAAACAGCTGAAGGAGAAGATGCGCGGCGACATCGTCTCGATCTTCATCCTGCCGCCTTCAATGAAGGAGCTGAAGGCGCGATTGAAGCGCCGTGCGGAAGACCAGGAACAGGTCATCGAAACGCGTTTGAAAAATGCGCGTACCGAGATCGAGCACTGGACGGAGTATGATTTCGTCATCGTCAATGACGATCTTGACCGAGCCTTCACGGAAGTGCGCGCCATTGTTGCCGCCGAACGCCTGCGACGCGACCGCCGGCCCGGGCTGTTCGATTTCGTGTCCGGTCTTCTGGACGAAGCCGTCTGAATTTCCCTGGCTTCTGAGGTGGATCGAGGTAGTTCTCGACTCAGCGAAGCCTTGCTATGCTGCCGCCCGGCACTGGCCCGCGCCTCCGCCCTCCATTCGGGAAGCATTGTCATGCGGGGCCAATTTCTCATCGAACCAACTGTTCGAGCATCGCGCATAAGGAGGGATTGCGAAACCAGCTCGCAATAGGAGGTTTTTCGATGAAGCTCTCTGTCCCTGCCTATCAATTGAAGCGACAGGCCAAGCGGCTGTCGCGCGAGGAAAACATCCCTCTTCATGCCGCCCTTGACCGTACAGCGGCCAAAGAAGGATTTGGGAGCTGGAGTTTGCTGGCATCCAGACATGACGAACTGCCAGCGGCTGCCAGGTTGCTCTCTTCGTTGCAGCCTGGTGATCTGCTTCTGGTCGGTGCGCGTCCAGGTCAAGGCAAGACACTCTTCAGCCTCGAATTGGCGATCGAGGCGATGAAGATCGGACGTCGTAGCGCGTTTTTCTCGCTCGAATACACCCAGAAGGACATTCTCGGACGCTTTCACGCCCTTGGCGTTGAACCAGCCGAGTTTGACAGTCGGTTCGAGTTCGATGGTTCTGATGCAATCGATGCCGGTTACATGATAACCATGCTCGAAGCGGCGCCGCGGGGCACGCTTGTCGTGGTCGACTACCTGCAATTGCTCGATCAGAATCGCCAGAGCCCGGATCTGGTCGATCAGATCCGGGAGCTGAGATCGTTCGCTCGCAACAAGGGGCTGATCTTTGTCTTCATCTCTCAGATCGACCGTTCCTACGATCCCGCGAACAAGCCGTTCCCGAATCTCGGCGACGTTCGCCTGCCAAATCCTCTGGATCTCAGCCTCTTCGACCGTGCATGCTTCCTGAATGACGGAGCTGTCCAGTTCCCCGCATGAACTGGAGTCCGCAGAAGAGCCGACCTGGAATGAGCAAGAGCCGCCGCTGGTGAGTCTCAGCTATCCAGCAAGTTGGTCAGCCGCACGAACTCCTCGACGCTGAGGGTTTCGGCTCGGCGGGTCGGATCGATTTCGGCCCGCTCCAGCAATTTCTCGCCGCCGAGGCTTTTGAGGCTTTGCCGCAGCATCTTGCGGCGCTGACCAAACGCCGCCTCGGTCACCCGGCCGAGTTTCTTCACATCTGCGGAGAGAAGGGCTTCGCGCGGTGTTATGTGCACGACGGACGAGGTCACCTTGGGTGGCGGCGTGAAAGCCTGTGGTGGGACATCGAACGCGATCCTTGCTTCCGTTCGCCAGCCCGCCAATACGCCCAGCCGGCCGTAGTCGCTGGAGTTGGGTTTGGCGACGATACGCTCGGCTACCTCACGTTGAAACATCAGCGTCATCGATTGGTAGAAAGGCGGCCAACGATCGACGATTAGCCAGCGAATGAGCAGCTCGGTGCCGATATTGTAGGGCAAGTTGGCGACGATCTTCACCGGGCCGTCGGTCACCAAGGTCGAAAAATCGGTCTTGAGCGCGTCGCCCGAGATAACCTCCAAGCGTCCCGGATAGTGGTCCGATACCTCGGAGAGCGCCGCCAGGCAGCGTTCGTCACGCTCAATGGCGACCACGCGGCGGGCACCATGCAGGAGCAAGGCGCGTGTCAGCCCGCCAGGCCCCGGGCCAACCTCAATGACTGTCGACTGGGTCAGATCACCCGCGGTACGCGCCACCTTGCCTGTCAGGTTCAGGTCGAGCAGGAAGTTCTGACCGAGTGCCTTCTTGGCCTGCAGGCCGTGGCGTTCGATGACGTCTCGAAGCGGCGGCAGTCCGTCGGCGCTCATGCGTCCGTGCTCCTGGCATTGCCGGCCAATTCCGCAGCCAGTTTCAGCGCTGCAATCAAGCTGTCCGGTCGTGCGATACCGCTGCCCGCGATGTCGAAGGCCGTGCCATGGTCTGGTGACGTGCGAACAAACGGTAAGCCGAGAGTTACATTGACGGCCTCATCGAAAGCCAGCGTCTTTGCCGGGATCAGAGCCTGGTCATGATACATGCAAAGCGCAACATCGTAGCTCGCTCGGGCGCGTCGATGGAAAAGCGTATCGGCGGGCAGTGGTCCGCGCGCATCGATGCCACCGGAACGCAGTGCCTCGACAGCGGGAGTTACGATCTCCAGGTCTTCCTTGCCCATGGAACCGCCTTCGCCAGCATGTGGATTGAGCCCGGCGATGGCAAGCCGCGGCGCCTCGATCCCGAAGCGACCCCTGAGATCGCGCGCAGTGATGCGAGCCGTCTCTACGATCAGCTCGGTCGTAAGCACCTTCGGTACTGTCGCGAGTGGAATGTGGATTGTGACGGGAACGGTGCGCAGGTCCGGCCCTGCCAGCAGCATGACGGGCGTTACCGTCTGACCGGAGTGGCGAGTGGCCAGATGTGCCAGATATTCGGTATGGCCTGGAAAGCCGAAGCCGGCGTCGTAAAGTGGCTTCTTGGCTATCGGGCAGGTGACAACCGCCGCAGCGCGTCCGGCCAGGCAGTCTGCGACAGCGCGGTCGATGGCTTCGATGACCCCGTTTGCGTTGACCGGATCAGGATGACCGACGGTATCGAGGAACTTCGCGTCCAGCGGCACGACCGGTAACGCATCCGCGAAAACGGCATTTGCCTTTTCCGGGATCGTTTCGGCGATCGCGATGTTGGCACCGACATGACGGCTTCGAGCGGCCAGCAGAATCGGGTCAGCAAGCAGGTAGAAGGCAGGAACGCCTGATTCCTTGCGCCGTTGCCAGGCAGCCAATGCGATCTCCGGGCCGATTCCAGAGGGATCGCCTACACTCAGCGCGAGAGGAGGTCTGGTTTCGCGCACAGCCGTCAGCGCTGTACGATGACGGCCTTGGCCTTCAACTCGGAGACATATTTCTTGCTGAGCTCGTCAGCGGCATCATCTTTCTTGCCACCGAGCCCTTCGTTCTGGAGCATCAGCTGAGCCGTTTTGTCGTCTGAGACTTCGCGCGCCGAGCAGATGCCGATGAACTCTATGCCACGGTCTGTTTCACGCACATTGGTCGCGCCGCCGGCTTTTGTTGCCTTGATCTGGTCCGCCCAGTCTGCCGGCAACTGCGGCGCAAGCACACGGCCGAGGTCGCGGACGGTGACGTCTATCAGACCCTTGGCGAACTCACGCGTCGTGTTGCACCCATTGAAACGCGCGCGCATGGCTTCAGCCTCGCGCTTGCGCTTGGTCATCAATGCACCACGCTCGGCGGCCGGCACGACGAAAATTATCTGCTGCAGCAGATATTCGGTGGCGGACGGTTTGTTTCCACCCTTCTGCAGCATCTTGCGCACGGCGTCCTGCTCGCTCATGCCACCACCGCCCTGTTCGGAACGGTAGCGCATGCTGAGCGCCTGGTTCCAGGCCATCTGCGCACGGATGAAATCCTTGAAATGCTGCTTGGTGACGCCTGACTTGTCCATGACACCGTCAAGCTGCGCCAACTGCATCTTGTTGTTGGAAGCAAAGCGCGCGTAGGCTTCATTCACTTGCTGGTCGGAAATTCGGATACCCAGGCGCCTTGCCTCGGCGAGCCGGAGCGTCTGCTCGACCATCTCGTCAGCAGCATCACCTTTGCGCTTCTGCAGGCGCAGGAAAGCAGCACGATGCTGGATGTCGCCCGTGGTGATGGCAACATTGTTGACGACATATTTGATTTCGCTGGCAAAGGCCGGTTGGGACATCGCTGTCAGCGAAATGCCCGCGGTTGCAACAAGAAGCGCAAGGCTCGCGGAAAAGAGCTGTTTCCTCATCGTCTCTGTTCCAAATCCATTTCGGTTCCGGCCCATCACTGAGCCGAATACAATTTTCCCATGCCCGTCCTATGCGGCGAAACCATGTCCTGCAAGGGGGGATGGCTTACTGGTAGCTGCTGGAGGTCGAGCCAAAATCGCCGATGGTGCGGAACGAGATGTTGAAGCCGATGTTGCGGGTCACTTCCCTGGTGGTCCGGTCGCGGGTTTCCGACACCGTCATCATGTAAGTGAAGCACTCGTCATCGTAGGCAAAGCCGACACCGTCGCCGGTCAGAACGCGGGTCTGGATGTCATATGTGCCCGAACCAAAGACGCGCCAGTTCTGGTTGAGGCGTGTCGAACCGCCCAATGTAACCTCATGGCGATCTTCTTCGAACCCGTAACCCGGCTGAGCCTGGATGAAGGCATACTGCGCGGAAACAGAAATAGGCGACGAGCCGCTATAGGCAGCCTTGGCTTCGGCGCGACGAACCTCGAAGGTCTGTTCATCGAAGCGGCCGCTGACCGAGGCCGACAGGCCGTAGGGGCTGGTGAATCCGGCCAGGCCGACATAATCGGACTTGTCAGTCTGGAGACCAGAGTAGGCGCCGACATTGACAAGGTCAGGCTGGGCGAAGGAATTGGTGCCGCCAAGCTGATACGACTGACCGAACAGGGCGTTTGTCGTCCAGCCATTTGCATAGCTGCCGGAATAGCGCACGCCGACATTGGCGCGCGTGCCGCCTTCGATGCGGTCGTAGCCGGAGAACTTGTCACGTTCGAACAGCGTGGTTGCATCGAACACCATGCTCTGCGCGTCTTCGTTGGGAACGCGCAGGCCGCCGACGTAGGATTCGTTCGGGCGCACGAACAATTGCGCAGTCGGCTCGATGATGTGCGAACCGCCGGTCAAGCTGGTGAACAATAGCGGCCAGCGGAACTCCAGGCCCGCGGTCGCCATTGCCCTGGCGAAGGACGAGCGCATGTCGGCGGAAACGCCCTGAGCAGCAGCCATCTGATTGACGGCGTCAAGCGAGCCGGAAGACGCATTGAGGTAGTTGGCGTCGGCCTGGAAAGCCAGCAGTGGGGTAATCACCATGCCGCTATCCGTGACGAAACTGCGCTTCCACTCGGCTTCCGCGGTCAGACGGCCGGAATTTCCTTCGATGCCACGAACGCGCTGTACGGCGCTCAGTGTGTCGTAGTTCAACGTGAAAGCTTCATCGAGACGGTCGCGCTTGATGACGCGGGAATTGAGGTTGATCGAAAGCTGACCACCGGCCAATGGCGCATCCGGGATATAGGCGTAGTCGAGCGACGGCAGCACCCACGGCTGGAACTCGTCGCGCGCGCCAGTCTGATACCGAGCGCCAGCCTCTCGTTGCAGCGTCTTTTCCTGCACCTCGAAGTGCATGGCCCGCAGGTCGAAATAATTGCGGTCGTTCAGGCCGGTCAGATAGACTTCGGAGCGATGGACCGAAGCGTCGTAGCCGTTGATGTGATAGGTGTTCGAGAAATTCTTGTCCGTCTGCAGCAGGACGTCCCAGCCAAAGTTCCAGCGCGAATTGATCGCGAACTGGCCCTTGGTGCCCATCATGCCACGGAATTTGTTCGGATCGCCGGTTGGACCGGAGTCGACCGTATTGCCATCAAACTTCCAAGGCTTCCGCTGATCAATGCCGGCAATGCGTAGGCTGTACTGGCCATTGTCGAAACGCTGGCGCCACTCCGCTTCGCCGAGGAAGCCCTGATTGGTATAGTAGGTTCCACGCGCGGTGATGTCGTAGGTCGGCGACAGCGCGAAGTAGTAAGGAACGGTAATACCGGTGCCGAGCTTGCTGTTGAAGGTGATGCCGGGCATCAGGAAGCCGCTCTTGCGCTTCACCGTCGGGTCAGCGATCTCGAAAGCCGGCAGGAAGGCAATCGGGAAACCGAAGAACTCGAAATTGGAGTTCTCAAAGCGCACCGTCTTCTTCTGGCCGTTCCAGATGATTTTCTTGGCTTTGACGCGCCAGATCGGCGCTTTGTCGGGCTTGTCTTCGCAAGGCTCGCAGGCGGTGTAGACGCCGTTATGGAACGTCGTCAGCACGCCGCCGATGCGTTCGGCGCTCTCGGCGCCGAAATAGGTCTTGTCCACAGTCTCGACGCGCAACGCGTTGACGAAACCGTCAGCGAAATCGTCGGTGATGTCGATATGTTCTGAATTGACCTTGGTTCCGTCGCTCTGCACCAGCTGAGCGTTGCCGGTCGCGACGAGACGCTTGGTCTTGCGGTCGTACTCCACCCGCTGCGCAACGAGCTTGTTGCCGCCGTAGTCGATCTGCACGCCGCCAACGGCGGTAACCGTCTGATTGTCGTTGTCATAGACCAGCGTGTCGGATTCAAGCAGCATCTGCGAACCGGCTGGTACACTGGGTGCTTCAACAGACTGCGCCGCGGCCGGGATGGCCGTCGCCAGGCTGCTGGCAAAAAGGCAAGCGAGTGCGCTCACTCCGCACAGAAGTGTCGCCCGGATCGGCCTGCGACCTTGCAAAACCGGTCTCATCACTAACCGTCTTCCCTGTACAGCAGGAACGTCACCCCAAAGAACATCGCCACGACCACCGGAAACCATGCAGCTACCACGGTCGGGACGAATCCCGCCACTCCAAACGCTTTGACCAAAACAGACACAACATAAAGCAGAAACCCAGCGACTACGCCACCCAGAATCATCGTTGCAGATTGTCCCATGCGTGCAAATCGCATCGAGACGGTTGCTGCGATCAGCGTCATCGCAACCAGAAGGAATGGCATTGCCACCAGCGAATCGAACTGCATGGCGAATGCATTTGCCTTAAGCCCGAAGGAACGAGCAACTTCAATCTTTTGCGGCAACTCGTAGAAGGGAATTGTTTCCGGCCGCGCCAGCCGTTCCTGCACGAATTCCGGCTTCAGATCGGTCGGCAGCCGGTCTGTGGTTTTCTTTTCGACATTGCCGTCCTTGAGGATGCTGACGTCCTGCAATTCCCAGTAGCCGTCTCGCAGGAACACCCGCCTGGCATCCTTGCGTTCGATGATGTTGCCTTGCTGGTCGAGCAGGAAGAAAACGGCGTCCGCCATCTCCAGTCCCTGGTTCAGGATTGCGCGCGCGCCGATGATGGTGTCGCCGGCAGCGGTTTTCTGTCGAATCCATGGAGCGGCATCGGCCGAGACGTCGTTCGACGATCCCGAGCGCAGTTCGCTCTCAATCCTCTCTGACTGGGAA
This genomic window contains:
- the mltG gene encoding endolytic transglycosylase MltG; this translates as MNTAPTNNEDVSQAAAQTTPIIPKTASEALRPEAGTPPPAKRSRASRSQIIVFMNFLVSCVMLAVIAAGGAVYFGRQEFFGQGPSANGDTFLVKPNSGVQDIADQLERRGLISDARIFRLGVRAYGNDQALKAGEYQIKPRASMREIMDLLKSGKSVMYSLTIPEGLTVQQAFQRVAAEEALTGEMPATLPAEGSLATDTLRFTRGATRQQMVDKLLADQKELVEEIWKRRSTDLPLANVDEFVTLASIVEKETGRSDERSRVAAVFLNRLGKGMRLQSDPTIIYGLFGGKGKPGDRPIYQSDIDKQTPYNTYQINGLPPTPIANPGRASLEAVANPSKTKDLYFVADGNGGHVFAETLDDHNENVARYRALMKKQAEEAAKAGTATPPANNGDATGTNTVQ
- a CDS encoding YicC/YloC family endoribonuclease, which produces MNLQSMTGFARAAADYQGTAVAWEVKSVNGKSVEARLRLPPGYDRLEQIVRQAVQKRFARGNFQATLTVGRTSSQTVQPVVNEAFLKDIAGLAKRLQEQFGAAPASADGLLALRGVLEVPETIETEEMRAAFDAAIGRVLEEAIDGLVKARQSEGEALRALLSGQLDAIETLTLRAEADPSRQPAVIRERIAEQVRLLMDTGAGLDEARLHMEAAFLATKADIREEIDRLKTHVASGRALLSAGGPIGRKLDFLAQEFNRESNTLCSKSNAAAVTAIGLELKAVVDQFREQVQNLE
- the gmk gene encoding guanylate kinase codes for the protein MAVKDTGSRIRRRGLMLVLSSPSGAGKSTIARNLIESDQSFELSVSVTTRPRRGSEIDGIHYHFRPRREFELLRDNDELLEWAEVHGNFYATPREPAERAMAEGRDMLFDIDWQGAKQLKEKMRGDIVSIFILPPSMKELKARLKRRAEDQEQVIETRLKNARTEIEHWTEYDFVIVNDDLDRAFTEVRAIVAAERLRRDRRPGLFDFVSGLLDEAV
- a CDS encoding DNA helicase, with protein sequence MKLSVPAYQLKRQAKRLSREENIPLHAALDRTAAKEGFGSWSLLASRHDELPAAARLLSSLQPGDLLLVGARPGQGKTLFSLELAIEAMKIGRRSAFFSLEYTQKDILGRFHALGVEPAEFDSRFEFDGSDAIDAGYMITMLEAAPRGTLVVVDYLQLLDQNRQSPDLVDQIRELRSFARNKGLIFVFISQIDRSYDPANKPFPNLGDVRLPNPLDLSLFDRACFLNDGAVQFPA
- the rsmA gene encoding 16S rRNA (adenine(1518)-N(6)/adenine(1519)-N(6))-dimethyltransferase RsmA, with the translated sequence MSADGLPPLRDVIERHGLQAKKALGQNFLLDLNLTGKVARTAGDLTQSTVIEVGPGPGGLTRALLLHGARRVVAIERDERCLAALSEVSDHYPGRLEVISGDALKTDFSTLVTDGPVKIVANLPYNIGTELLIRWLIVDRWPPFYQSMTLMFQREVAERIVAKPNSSDYGRLGVLAGWRTEARIAFDVPPQAFTPPPKVTSSVVHITPREALLSADVKKLGRVTEAAFGQRRKMLRQSLKSLGGEKLLERAEIDPTRRAETLSVEEFVRLTNLLDS
- the pdxA gene encoding 4-hydroxythreonine-4-phosphate dehydrogenase PdxA, which translates into the protein MRETRPPLALSVGDPSGIGPEIALAAWQRRKESGVPAFYLLADPILLAARSRHVGANIAIAETIPEKANAVFADALPVVPLDAKFLDTVGHPDPVNANGVIEAIDRAVADCLAGRAAAVVTCPIAKKPLYDAGFGFPGHTEYLAHLATRHSGQTVTPVMLLAGPDLRTVPVTIHIPLATVPKVLTTELIVETARITARDLRGRFGIEAPRLAIAGLNPHAGEGGSMGKEDLEIVTPAVEALRSGGIDARGPLPADTLFHRRARASYDVALCMYHDQALIPAKTLAFDEAVNVTLGLPFVRTSPDHGTAFDIAGSGIARPDSLIAALKLAAELAGNARSTDA
- a CDS encoding peptidylprolyl isomerase encodes the protein MRKQLFSASLALLVATAGISLTAMSQPAFASEIKYVVNNVAITTGDIQHRAAFLRLQKRKGDAADEMVEQTLRLAEARRLGIRISDQQVNEAYARFASNNKMQLAQLDGVMDKSGVTKQHFKDFIRAQMAWNQALSMRYRSEQGGGGMSEQDAVRKMLQKGGNKPSATEYLLQQIIFVVPAAERGALMTKRKREAEAMRARFNGCNTTREFAKGLIDVTVRDLGRVLAPQLPADWADQIKATKAGGATNVRETDRGIEFIGICSAREVSDDKTAQLMLQNEGLGGKKDDAADELSKKYVSELKAKAVIVQR
- a CDS encoding LPS-assembly protein LptD gives rise to the protein MRPVLQGRRPIRATLLCGVSALACLFASSLATAIPAAAQSVEAPSVPAGSQMLLESDTLVYDNDNQTVTAVGGVQIDYGGNKLVAQRVEYDRKTKRLVATGNAQLVQSDGTKVNSEHIDITDDFADGFVNALRVETVDKTYFGAESAERIGGVLTTFHNGVYTACEPCEDKPDKAPIWRVKAKKIIWNGQKKTVRFENSNFEFFGFPIAFLPAFEIADPTVKRKSGFLMPGITFNSKLGTGITVPYYFALSPTYDITARGTYYTNQGFLGEAEWRQRFDNGQYSLRIAGIDQRKPWKFDGNTVDSGPTGDPNKFRGMMGTKGQFAINSRWNFGWDVLLQTDKNFSNTYHINGYDASVHRSEVYLTGLNDRNYFDLRAMHFEVQEKTLQREAGARYQTGARDEFQPWVLPSLDYAYIPDAPLAGGQLSINLNSRVIKRDRLDEAFTLNYDTLSAVQRVRGIEGNSGRLTAEAEWKRSFVTDSGMVITPLLAFQADANYLNASSGSLDAVNQMAAAQGVSADMRSSFARAMATAGLEFRWPLLFTSLTGGSHIIEPTAQLFVRPNESYVGGLRVPNEDAQSMVFDATTLFERDKFSGYDRIEGGTRANVGVRYSGSYANGWTTNALFGQSYQLGGTNSFAQPDLVNVGAYSGLQTDKSDYVGLAGFTSPYGLSASVSGRFDEQTFEVRRAEAKAAYSGSSPISVSAQYAFIQAQPGYGFEEDRHEVTLGGSTRLNQNWRVFGSGTYDIQTRVLTGDGVGFAYDDECFTYMMTVSETRDRTTREVTRNIGFNISFRTIGDFGSTSSSYQ
- the lptG gene encoding LPS export ABC transporter permease LptG, giving the protein MMGWTLGRYFFFRYLGITIWIFLGLFALVFLIDFTELTGRIAGVPGFTYQAGFAISALRVPMIMLQTVPFVGLFSAMATLVSLNRKYELVIARSAGISAWQFLLPCCIGALLFGTVAVAVLNPLAAYGFSQSERIESELRSGSSNDVSADAAPWIRQKTAAGDTIIGARAILNQGLEMADAVFFLLDQQGNIIERKDARRVFLRDGYWELQDVSILKDGNVEKKTTDRLPTDLKPEFVQERLARPETIPFYELPQKIEVARSFGLKANAFAMQFDSLVAMPFLLVAMTLIAATVSMRFARMGQSATMILGGVVAGFLLYVVSVLVKAFGVAGFVPTVVAAWFPVVVAMFFGVTFLLYREDG